Proteins found in one Takifugu rubripes chromosome 15, fTakRub1.2, whole genome shotgun sequence genomic segment:
- the LOC101079333 gene encoding peripheral-type benzodiazepine receptor-associated protein 1-like isoform X8, with product MDNPLALFSKNLCQGQAASERELERLHADLNAENNWTQQGFVHLSAELRRLREKAEYEHQRAVKELAARQKCQKDRVFQSCSHEVAADSAGYWSLCLCGSKTYAKLEQLLEILNKKIAGEQPVYKLYNMQGFELEKAIFLCHLLKANRILLQERRRVGRSIHNVTSFSRKLQHKESLNSCLTGLLQTCSRGHLQRLHSGSHLPKKQSNHNQQEWPVGEDPCLPATALDTCWISSLKICHPPNVPHAGWSNQPPNCTELHRSEEFPSPRCTDRNMEWAEGVMHDLCSRLEQPEPPSAPTGMGSYQEDEAVQHLQQELKKSEDDKQRGISDVDGAATNTSALLLGKQHHCLYANLNGFEMEDKQKNGTEYGFLVCQNDELLRALDELERTCTTLREENGLLRKSCAPEMEEKVKRLRRKNTELAVLAKRLEERARKLQEANLKVVNSPSLMKPGSVEQYKRAFARQRARDLAQHADTLLSKDKEIGALQQQCRELEAQVGTRMGSSVSSGRVEFERLLRESQREVLRLQRQLSVTSSRQQESHSPNPDQLHTCGVAEVEGDEKVTGKPPVVVLDEAPSKCEKTPGEEEESREQVTPHPGLSPVPFPQEQQREEHHLKSVESELSSKRKECENLEHEVKKRQKRCLDLESQLKDECSKNEQLEEQTDLLRTKAELLDQTQTENEELREDLSKVTAQHNSVLEENERLRAKLENLEQVLKHMREVAERRQQLELEHEQALAILKFKQDEIKRLQRAQLFAKREHEGVVQMLESTLDCMQSKVRDLEEKCRIQSEQFGLLSQELENFRLQASKVDLTGSILLNNPSFSVLTNGVGLTTERDCTADLFDMVSLGEIAFWSLEGGDTLSCPEDVAAALRMGATPHAAGLSRLERSPVTKHRDLPTISISKPGSTSSKSETKNVSLHKSSSTHEGDTASEVEELDVDIAPAPYTPSRGAAKLQVFIARYSYNPYDGPNDNPELELPLTAGEYIYVYGDMDDDGFYEGELMDGRRGLVPSNFVERVSDDDVMNAHPGTGDMSHNSLLDSSLHSASHQHHLQMGASASERTEASAASGPTSAPLDSASALAVLAPLTNGLDLDLEEVGVDTVPYPRKLTLIKQLAKSIIIGWDPPLVPAGWGNVWSYNVYIDQELRLNVPFGSQTKAVLERLDINLKTYRVSVQSLTEKGLSEQLRCSFLVGRDVCVAPTQLRVEKITATSANVTWLPSNSNYVHIVSLNDEECELVKAGCYSLCLNNLLPSLQYTVKVEARPHRTPWELPVEKREHRSATVTFTTLMAGPPDAPLDVQLEHGPSPGIAVISWLPVTIDAGGTSNGVRVTGYTIYADKRKVLEVSSPTAGSALLGPSQIQSLHAAQELTVRTMSAHGESCDSFPVSVRSKLATITAGPPVVPPVASSSIGSNKLPMPSSNGNATAKLSMLPCSLPSDIQTCGLTVEPAVNHPHALHSENLHSSASYVKAWANPSSSAILAVCEATLPVSVTLPITSAPLPAIVPAAAPEPSASLTQSSVTPSAAVLEQSRDTDSPGTICPFPSITEFIEDPCAKLGTPEPILTPPKAPTFDLLNLQDTNLLGPPPTLSLESEVDEEIQSTRLVSIEEFLRQDQEPYARTQQTYSRAHMEPLSDYHADNSRSDLSDILEEEEEGDLYSDHLSEKQGRGYTVGANRTPRSGLADRDEEVMEKILTLPPQVCSNKQLFSIPEVTEEEDSSLEEYLSHQSQSHSRPRDLEHLLYTPQHYPNHHTNCPPQNPQFNRDPRSLTKEPSLTHKRILVRPKIQHRVHYTDMVDTLNFTEEEDMSLYEGPTSRRVSPCCPPQPNRNSKERVLIRGLGDRLRREAMLRSQMAVTAATNPGYGLTLPRPCPVSKTVKSSIIRGVEIDVEYGTDDNEEPVECGPREVVVDHMSSEWWGEGAEKEHCTSPQRRVQKADPLDLSQIHPAEAGPSWGTEAAFTSKPLCSQARQLGGGVKSPKIRIFVALFSYEPATMSPNPDAAEEELPFSEGQIIKVHGEKDPDGFYRGECCGHLGFVPCNMVSEIQVEDEEMRQQLLQQGFLSMSASMDKIGTRTHAQTPRRPVPPPKPRRSKKDPSQFATNPTTSRNPASGASRMVAIFDYDPRESSPNTDIEAELTFSAGDVIQVFGDMDEDGFFYGDLNGHKGLVPSNFLQALPEDLPAEQVSAQPAPEPKRESQTTSSELQDLGFPALEETLPSQVESNKQTDPEAEVEIPTLDALIDPGPGASLAVCSLSPSPRLTQTDCSSQGKKKRSFFSKGKKLLRKLGSSKKD from the exons ATGGATAACCCTCTGGCACTATTCTCCAAAAACCTATGCCAGGGCCAGGCAGCCAGTGAacgagagctggagaggctgcacGCTGATTTGAATGCAGAGAACAATTGGACACAGCAGGGCTTTGTCCACCTCTCTGCGGAGCTCAGACGACTGCGAGAAAAGGCAGAGTATGAACACCAGAGAGCTGTAAAGGAGCTGGCAGCCAGGCAAAAGTGCCAGAAGGACAGGGTTTTTCAGAGTTGCTCACATGAGGTGGCTGCAGACTCTGCAGGTTACTGGTCATTGTGCTTGTGTGGTAGCAAGACATATGCAAAGCTGGAACAGTTGCTGGAGATACTCAATAAGAAGATAGCTGGTGAGCAGCCAGTCTATAAACTTTATAACATGCAGGGATTTGAACTGGAAAAAGCAATATTTCTCTGCCACCTGCTCAAAGCCAATAGAATATTATTACAGGAAAGACGGAGAGTGGGGCGCTCCATCCACAATGTGACAAGTTTCTCAAGAAAGCTGCAACACAAAGAGAGCCTCAACTCCTGTCTGACAGGGCTGCTACAAACCTGCTCCAGGGGCCATCTGCAGAGACTTCACAGTGGTTCACACTTGCCAAAGAAGCAAAGCAATCACAATCAGCAGGAGTGGCCTGTAGGCGAGGACCCCTGCCTTCCTGCCACAGCCTTGGACACCTGTTGGATTAGCTCTCTAAAAATTTGTCACCCACCAAACGTCCCCCATGCTGGCTGGAGCAACCAGCCTCCCAACTGCACCGAGCTCCACAGGTCAGAAGAATTCCCTTCCCCCAGatgcacagacagaaacatggag TGGGCAGAA GGAGTGATGCATGACCTGTGCAGTCGGCTTGAGCAGCCTGAGCCTCCATCTGCACCCACTGGCATGGGGAGCTATCAAGAGGACGAAGCTGTccagcatctgcagcaggaactAAAGAAGTCTGAAGATGACAAGCAGCGGGGGATCTCTGATGTGGATGGTGCAGCCACAAACACGTCAGCATTACTATTAGGAAAACAACACCACTGTCTTTATGCGAACCTGAATGGATTTGAAATGGAGGACAAACAGAAA AATGGCACTGAATATGGGTTCCTTGTGTGTCAGAACGATGAACTCCTTCGAGCCCTTGATGAGCTGGAGAGAACGTGTACCACACTAAGAGAGGAGAATGGCCTGCTG CGGAAGAGCTGTGCaccagagatggaggagaaggtcaAGCGGCTCAGAAGGAAGAACACCGAGCTGGCTGTTCTTGCTAAAAGACTGGAAGAGAGGGCACGTAAACTGCAGGAGGCCAACCTCAAAGTG GTAAATTCCCCCTCTCTAATGAAACCTGGGTCAGTTGAACAATACAAGAGGGCGTTTGCCCGTCAACGAGCTCGTGACCTCGCGCAACACGCTGATACACTGCTGTCGAAGGACAAAGAGATTGGTGCCCTGCAACAGCAGTGCAGGGAGCTGGAGGCACAAGTGGGCACCAGAATG GGCTCTTCTGTTTCATCTGGCAGAGTGGAATTTGAGAGGCTTCTCAGAGAGTCTCAGAGGGAGGTGCTACGACTCCAGAGACAACTGTCGGTCACATCATCCAGGCAGCAGGAAAGCCATAGTCCCAACCCTGATCAACTACACACATGTGGGGTAGCTGAGGTGGAGGGAGATGAGAAG GTTACGGGAAAACCCCCGGTAGTGGTATTAGATGAAGCTCCATCCAAGTGTGAGAAGActcctggagaggaggaggagtcgaGGGAGCAAGTGACGCCCCACCCTGGCCTTAGCCCAGTACCATTCCCACAGGAGCAGCAAAGAGAGGAGCACCATCTGAAGTCTGTG GAAAGTGAGCTAAGCAGCAAGAGAAAAGAATGTGAAAACCTTGAGCATGAAGTAAAGAAGCGACAAAAGCGATGTCTGGATTTA GAGAGCCAGCTCAAGGATGAGTGCAGCAAAAATGAGCAACTAGAGGAGCAGACAGATCTCCTCAGGACGAAGGCAGAGCTGCTCGACCAG acTCAGACTGAGAATGAGGAGCTGAGGGAAGATCTCTCTAAAGTGACCGCTCAACACAATTCAGTTCTCGAGGAGAACGAGAGACTCCGTGCCAAACTGGAGAACCTAGAGCAGGTCCTTAAG CATATGCGAGAGGTCGCCGAGCGAAGGCAGCAGCTTGAACTGGAACATGAGCAGGCATTGGCTATCCTTAAATTCAAACAGGATGAAATCAAACGGTTACAGCGG GCCCAGTTATTTGCTAAGAGGGAGCATGAGGGAGTGGTGCAGATGTTGGAG AGTACACTGGACTGCATGCAG TCAAAAGTACGAGATCTTGAGGAGAAGTGTCGCATCCAGAGCGAACAGTTTGGCCTGCTGTCTCAAGAGCTGGAGAACTTCCGCCTGCAGGCCTCCAAGGTGGATCTCACTGGTTCTATCCTCCTCAACAACCCCAGCTTCTCTGTTTTAACCAATGGAGTTGGGCTGACTACTGAAAGGG ACTGCACTGCTGACTTATTTGATATGGTGTCTCTGGGTGAAATAGCCTTCTGGAGCCTTGAGGGAGGTGACACTCTCTCCTGTCCTGAGG atgtggctgctgctctgcggATGGGAGCAACACCCCATGCTGCAGGCCTGTCTAGGTTGGAGCGCTCACCAGTTACCAAGCACCGTGATCTGCCCACCATCAGCATCAGCAAGCCAGGCTCCACCTCCAGCAAGTCAGAGACTAAAAATGTCAGTCTGCACAAATCAAGTTCCACACATGAG GGGGACACTGCCAGTGAAGTCGAGGAGCTGGATGTTGACATAGCTCCAGCACCTTATACACCCAGCAGAGGGGCAGCCAAACTCCAGGTCTTCATTGCACGATACAG CTACAACCCATATGATGGTCCCAATGACAACCCTGAATTGGAGCTACCTCTCACTGCTGGAGAGTATATCTATGTGTATGGAGATATGGATGATGATGGCTTCTATGAAG GAGAGCTGATGGATGGACGCAGAGGGCTGGTACCATCTAACTTTGTGGAACGTGTATcagatgatgatgtgatgaatgCTCACCCAGGAACAGGAGACATGTCCCATAACTCCTTGCTTGACAGCAGCCTGCATAGTGCCAGCCACCAGCATCACCTCCAAATGGGCGCCAGTGCCTCAGAAAGGACAGAGGCCTCAGCTGCCTCTGGCCCCACCTCAGCCCCCTTAGATTCAGCATCAGCCTTGGCTGTCCTGGCCCCCCTCACCAACGGCCTGGACTTGGATTTAGAGGAGGTGGGAGTGGACACCGTGCCTTACCCACGTAAGCTCACCCTCATCAAGCAGCTTGCCAAGAGCATCATCATTGGCTGGGACCCTCCGTTGGTGCCTGCTGGGTGGGGCAATGTGTGGAGCTATAACGTTTATATAGACCAGGAACTGCGGCTCAATGTGCCCTTCGGTTCCCAGACCAAAGCTGTGCTGGAGCGGTTAGACATAAACCTCAAGACCTACCGTGTCTCAGTACAGAGCTTGACAGAAAAGGGCCTCTCAGAACAGTTGCGCTGCAGTTTCCTGGTTGGTCGGGATGTTTGTGTGGCACCCACACAACTACGAGTGGAGAAGATCACTGCCACATCTGCAAATGTGACTTGGCTGCCCAGCAACAGCAACTATGTGCACATTGTGTCCTTGAATGATGAGGAGTGTGAACTGGTAAAAGCTGGCTGCTATTCACTGTGCCTCAATAACCTTTTGCCCAGCCTGCAATACACAGTCAAAGTAGAGGCACGTCCACACCGCACACCATGGGAGTTACCCGTGGAGAAGCGTGAACACAGAAGTGCTACAGTTACCTTCACTACACTAATGGCAG GTCCTCCCGATGCTCCTCTGGATGTACAGCTGGAGCATGGTCCCTCTCCTGGGATTGCTGTCATCAGTTGGTTGCCAGTCACGATAGATGCTGGTGGGACCTCCAATGGAGTCCGTGTCACTGGATACACCATCTATGCGGACAAGAGAAAG GTGCTGGAAGTGTCTTCCCCAACCGCTGGCAGTGCCCTCCTGGGGCCCTCTCAGATCCAGTCCCTGCATGCAGCTCAAGAACTGACTGTCCGAACAATGTCTGCCCATGGGGAGTCTTGTGACTCTTTTCCAGTTAGTGTTAGGTCCAAGCTAGCTACCATCACGGCAGGTCCACCTGTTGTGCCACCCGTAGCCAGCTCCTCCATAGGTTCCAATAAACTGCCCATGCCATCATCCAATGGAAACGCCACTGCCAAATTGTCCATGCTGCCCTGCTCCTTGCCATCAGACATACAGACCtgtggcctcacagttgagcctgCTGTCAACCATCCTCATGCTCTCCACTCAGAAAATCTTCACTCATCTGCCTCATATGTGAAGGCCTGGGCCAACCCCTCATCCTCTGCTATCTTGGCTGTATGCGAAGCCACATTACCG GTTAGTGTGACCTTGCCTATCACCTCAGCACCTCTTCCAGCCATTGTTCccgcagcagcaccagaaccttCAGCATCTCTTACACAGTCATCAGTtacaccatcagcagcagtgtTGGAGCaaagcagagacacagacagccCTGGAACCATATGCCCTTTCCCATCTATTACAGAGTTCATAGAGGACCCCTGTGCCAAACTTGGGACACCTGAGCCCATCCTTACCCCACCTAAGGCCCCAACCTTCGACCTCCTTAACCTGCAGGACACAAACCTCCTCGGACCACCCCCCACTTTATCACTGGAGTCAGAAGTGGATGAGGAGATACAGAGCACCCGCTTGGTATCCATTGAGGAATTCTTAAGACAGGACCAAGAACCTTACGCTAGAACACAGCAG ACGTACAGCAGAGCACATATGGAGCCACTTAGTGACTATCATGCTGACAACAGCCGTTCAGATCTATCggacatcctggaggaggaggaggagggagacctTTATTCCGACCACCTTAGCGAAAAACAGGGCAGGGGTTACACAGTTGGAGCTAACAGG ACACCAAGGTCAGGTCTTGCAGACAGGGATGAGGAGGTAATGGAGAAGATCCTTACTTTACCTCCTCAAGTGTGCTCCAACAAGCAGCTGTTTAGTATTCCTGAGGTGACCGAGGAGGAGGATAGCAGTCTGGAAGAATATTTATCACACCAAAGCCAGTCTCATTCTAGACCCAGAGATTTAGAACACCTTCTCTACACCCCCCAGCATTACCCCAACCATCACACAAACTGTCCACCACAAAATCCCCAGTTCAACAGAGATCCCAGATCTCTAACCAAAGAgccttcactcacacacaaacggATACTAGTCAGGCCTAAGATACAGCACAGGGTACACTATACAGACATGGTGGACACCCTTAACTTTACTGAAGAAGAAGACATGAGTTTATATGAGGGTCCCACCAGTAGACGGGTTTCACCTTGCTGTCCTCCACAGCCAAACCGTAACAGCAAAGAGAGAGTACTAATCAGAGGGTTAGGGGATCGCCTTAGGAGGGAGGCCATGCTAAGGAGCCAGATGGCCGTCACTGCAGCAACCAACCCCGGTTATGGTCTTACCCTGCCAAGACCCTGCCCGGtcagtaaaacagtaaaatcatCCATCATTCGCGGGGTGGAGATTGATGTGGAGTATGGCACTGACGACAACGAGGAACCGGTGGAGTGTGGTCCTAGGGAGGTTGTGGTGGACCACATGAGCTCTGAGTGGTGGGGAGAGGGGGCTGAAAAGGAACACTGCACCTCCCCTCAGCGCCGAGTGCAGAAGGCCGATCCTCTG GATCTCAGCCAGATTCATCCAGCTGAGGCAGGTCCATCATGGGGAACCGAGGCTGCTTTTACATCTAAACCACTGTGCTCGCAGGCCAGGCAACTCGGAG GTGGTGTTAAGTCCCCAAAGATCCGCATCTTTGTGGCCCTTTTCTCTTATGAGCCTGCCACCATGTCACCCAAtcctgatgctgctgaggaAGAGTTGCCATTCTCTGAAGGACAGATCATTAAA GTTCACGGAGAGAAAGATCCAGATGGCTTTTACAGAGGAGAGTGTTGTGGTCACCTTGGCTTTGTGCCATGCAACATGGTGTCTGAGATccaggtggaggatgaggagatgcggcagcagctgctgcaacagGGCTTTTTGTCCATGTCAGCATCCATGGACAAAATTG GCActcgcacacatgcacagacccCACGTCGCCCTGTTCCACCACCGAAACCGAGACGTTCCAAGAAAG ACCCAAGTCAATTTGCCACCAACCCCACTACTAGTCGCAACCCAGCTTCAGGAGCCAGCAGGATGGTCGCCATCTTTGACTACGATCCCCGCGAGAGTTCTCCCAACACTGACATAGAG GCGGAGCTGACCTTCAGTGCTGGAGATGTGATTCAAGTGTTTGGGGACATGGATGAAGATGGCTTCTTTTAC GGAGACTTAAATGGACACAAAGGTTTAGTACCTTCTAATTTCTTGCAAGCCCTCCCGGAGGACCTTCCTGCAGAACAGGTCTCTGCTCAGCCTGCACCAGAACCCAAGAGAGAATCACAG ACAACTTCTTCAGAGCTCCAGGATCTTGGATTTCCAGCCCTTGAAGAGACTTTGCCCTCACAAGTAGAGTCAAACAAGCAGACAGATCCTGAGGCCGAAGTGGAAATCCCCACATTAGATGCACTAATAGATCCTGGTCCTGGTGCAAGTCTTGCAGTCTGCTctttgtctccctcccctcgcctcacacagacagactgCTCTTCACAAGGcaagaaaaagagaagcttCTTCTCTAAAGGCAAGAAACTGTTGAGAAAGCTGGGATCCAGCAAGAAGGACTGA